Proteins found in one Megalobrama amblycephala isolate DHTTF-2021 linkage group LG5, ASM1881202v1, whole genome shotgun sequence genomic segment:
- the bub1bb gene encoding mitotic checkpoint serine/threonine-protein kinase BUB1 beta, translated as MAECDAEWELCKENIQPLRQGRTISALHQALCQQQEGNHTALNQKKQAFESELRLYDGDDPLDVWVRYIKWTKQTFPQGGKESNLSVLLERAVTRFTADKKYHNDARYVELWIEFAEGCSDPMDVFRYMQAQGIGTMQAALYIAWSEEHEKRGNLKMADSVFQDGVKCGAEPADKLHAFHRALQARVCRQMMSSMTDQQRDEDEDDEGPADPQRSSLAELKARGKKKAVVPINRVNASVGYARGLQFKQPLGPKQNSRLVIFDENKAETEPQEPKFEIWTAPPTARAKENEQKPEKWSNVKLPLKSRSGLSVAVPPPKPSFQPFVEEDDQPPTVTPCKINPAVNPVLSARKPCRPEQTPLKKLQERQQLMQLQTQEDGKSREQSMYCRELLYSGATEFCFEELRAERYWQKHAHQLQTRDAGRPEDSSTN; from the exons ATGGCAGAGTGTGATGCCGAATGGGAATTATGTAAAGAAAATATCCAGCCTTTGAGACAAGGCCGTACCATATCAGCCCTGCACCAGGCCCTGTGTCAGCAGCAGGAGGGGAACCACACGGCCCTCAATCAGAAGAAACA agcgTTTGAGTCTGAGCTGCGGCTGTATGACGGAGACGACCCTCTCGACGTGTGGGTCAG GTACATAAAATGGACGAAGCAGACGTTCCCACAGGGTGGAAAGGAGAGTAATTTATCAGTGCTTCTCGAAAGAGCAGTCACACGCTTCACAGCTGACAAGAAATATCACAATGACGCTCGCTACGTTGAGCTCTGGATCGAATTT GCTGAGGGCTGTTCTGACCCGATGGACGTCTTCCGCTACATGCAGGCTCAAGGAATCGGAACCATGCAGGCGGCTCTTTACATCGCCTGGTCTGAAGAGCACGAGAAGAGGGGGAACTTAAAGATGGCTGACAGCGTTTTTCAGGATGGTGTCAAGTGTGGAGCAGAACCTGCAGATAAACTACATGCGTTTCACAG AGCTTTGCAGGCACGAGTCTGCAGACAGATGATGTCATCCATGACAGATCAGCAAAGGGATGAAGACGAAGATGATGAAGGACCCGCAGACCCTCAGCGATCGTCACTGGCTGAGCTCAAAGCCAGAGGGAAGAAAAAGGCCGTCGTTCCCATCAACAGAGTGAACGCGTCTGTCGGAT ATGCACGTGGGCTCCAGTTTAAACAGCCGTTGGGCCCCAAACAGAACAGTCGCCTTGTGATATTTGATGAGAATAAAGCTGAAACTGAGCCGCAAGAACCCAAATTTGAGATCTGGACGGCGCCACCTACTGCCAGAGCCAAAGAGAACGAACAGAAACCTGAGAAATGGAGCAATGTGAAG TTGCCCCTCAAGTCCAGATCGGGTCTCAGTGTCGCGGTTCCGCCTCCTAAACCCAGTTTCCAGCCGTTTGTGGAAGAGGACGACCAGCCGCCCACTGT AACTCCCTGTAAAATCAATCCTGCGGTGAACCCGGTGCTGTCAGCGAGGAAGCCCTGCAGACCGGAGCAGACGCCGCTGAAGAAGCTGCAGGAGAGACAGCAGCTCATGCAGCTCCAGACGCAGGAAGACGGAAAGAGCCGAGAACAGAGCATGTACTGCAGAGAGCTGCTCTACAGCGGAGCCACAGAGTTCTGCTTCGAGGAGCTGCGGGCCGAACGCTACTGGCAGAAACACGCTCACCAACTCCAGACGAGAGACGCTGGAAGGCCTGAGGATTCCAGCACAAACTGA